From one Pseudoliparis swirei isolate HS2019 ecotype Mariana Trench chromosome 5, NWPU_hadal_v1, whole genome shotgun sequence genomic stretch:
- the nppc gene encoding C-type natriuretic peptide: MNLSYLVACGLMVTLLSVRIGAKPLSPAQQKSLRSLLGEELAEFLESEERERRLDAVRSRIRLLRDLRMDTRAKGMWARLLNDQPAPRRHKSGNKKGGSTSRSGCFGHKMDRIGTISGMGC, from the exons ATGAACTTGTCTTATTTGGTAGCGTGTGGACTTATGGTCACCCTGCTTTCAGTAAGGATTGGGGCAAAACCTTTATCTCCGGCGCAACAGAAG TCTCTTAGAAGTTTGCTGGGCGAGGAGCTGGCGGAGTTTCTGGAgtcggaggagagggagaggcggcTCGACGCTGTGCGCTCTCGGATACGGTTACTGCGAGATTTACGCATGGACACCCGGGCTAAAGGGATGTGGGCTCGTCTCCTCAATGACCAACCTGCACCGAGGAGACACAAATCAGGAAACAAGAAAGGGGGTTCCACGTCGCGGAGTGGCTGCTTCGGACACAAGATGGACAGGATAGGAACCATCAGCGGCATGGGCTGCTAG